From the genome of bacterium, one region includes:
- the bioD gene encoding dethiobiotin synthase — VGKTVIAAGLAGLFREKGLKVGVMKPIQTGAVKREGKLISQDLELMIKTSGIVEDINLLNPYCLEPAVAPLVASQITGVKIDIEKILASYRELKSRYDIVIVEGAGGILVPIKDNYLMIDLIKDLDLPILIVAKPSLGTINHTLLTIKQAQLQGIRIFGVVINMFKENEATIVEKTNPQIIQTLSKVPILAIIPYNPEINLEKGNPGNIINLLKENLKGDILVTIHRRDAEEQRKKDLN; from the coding sequence GGTGGGCAAGACAGTAATTGCGGCGGGGTTAGCCGGGCTGTTTAGAGAAAAAGGGTTAAAAGTAGGTGTGATGAAACCGATTCAGACCGGAGCGGTTAAAAGAGAGGGAAAACTTATCTCTCAGGATTTAGAGTTGATGATTAAAACCTCCGGGATTGTTGAAGATATTAATTTGTTAAATCCTTACTGCTTAGAACCTGCGGTCGCACCATTAGTCGCAAGTCAAATAACGGGCGTAAAAATAGATATTGAAAAAATTCTCGCCTCCTACCGTGAATTAAAATCAAGGTATGATATAGTTATAGTTGAGGGTGCGGGTGGGATATTAGTTCCAATTAAAGATAATTACCTGATGATAGATTTAATCAAGGATTTAGACCTGCCTATTTTAATCGTAGCTAAACCTTCATTAGGCACGATAAACCATACCTTATTAACTATCAAACAGGCTCAATTACAAGGAATTCGGATTTTTGGGGTAGTGATAAATATGTTTAAAGAAAATGAGGCGACGATAGTTGAAAAGACAAATCCTCAAATAATCCAGACATTATCTAAAGTGCCAATACTTGCTATTATTCCATATAATCCTGAAATTAACCTTGAAAAGGGAAATCCAGGGAATATTATTAATTTATTAAAAGAGAATTTGAAGGGTGATATTTTAGTAACTATTCACCGCAGAGACGCAGAGGAACAGAGAAAAAAGGATTTAAATTAG